A genomic segment from Diadema setosum chromosome 11, eeDiaSeto1, whole genome shotgun sequence encodes:
- the LOC140234664 gene encoding adenylate cyclase type 10-like, with translation MTRKNSKKQGDILELAAHLPDLVLRASNDIRDYPAVQHVESVVMFLDIWGFTALCERHTKLNLGVDILTKTLNDYLGHIENAILKNGGDVVEFAGDALLVIWDADAYGEAGAMTRAIRCARQIQGECHDWKTESGVSLALKIALSVGPISITYVGSNSCRHYSTSGPAVIDANRTEKRCSRGSIVLSPGAWEACPDRSGLTAEEIPSGDNEMKLLAVDRGWADKELSSVRKDSKAPNSRKAGQRIELHPRIRQIKTSSVHRCKMRPFIAPPVLSKFDEHQSLDYLCEMREVTVVFISLHLDAAHEHSSCLQAVYDKIHTSVSQFQGMINKIFEFDKGTSFLVLFGLPGFKHEHEACHAVQCAGQIKDVVSAMIEVKQISIGVTTGKVFCGVVGHAERHEYTVIGPKVNMAARLMTHYTGKVSCDEETKKRSRNDSRGFVRVPDVELKGIDNPGTLWEYTGAGNIDNSIPEYGYPLLAYVEEFDRCWKALWHMFSTSTPTPSVHALTRFIVIGGDPGVGKTRFMRAIIDAAKGLNMTVITCLPSLGQSSTPYHTICSVVLQLLDLQEVRSPQEREQRLQERFEDTELFWHLCLLNDLLGIQIPVTDEIAELSQRERTRARQAVLAYIVSETMNRESTGTLIAIDDAHYIDQDSWTYLEALPSKHCIVTLGMGNFRRDAEIPPTATRILQSKNTINIKLQGLEPSCMEPLLCQLLEMESVPRELTTMLTSHQPARINPSWVKQCVYNMLHHGQLELDTTGDCPQCRVAKGVRLMELDIPPSLRGCMIAFIDRLPELQRTTVKIVSVVGSSFTPEVIAYLMPNASLEKIHPTIGALQSAGVLAYGGMGRSDSTSGGSSAGCGWLRFQSITLQETAYALLLEKQRRKLHEKYATFLENHHLARRNGETGSSGVKKLLGKRPSSPSKQKDDNSNNISSNSGEQSLQSVYPQLVTHWRKANNVQKAVQYTIRGAESAVALGYNMQAISFIFQAKKLSPTPAQLKYLDELATKATACLLFTTRRHTSPPNGAKFKWRNMATKARKFERSASIQEEEEEEEEEEEEAEEAEEEDNEDEDEERELVGGPASKGAELRLRSCNIRNNHGGTPSSFGGPVRVEDIAAAAGPHAAVSRGISARREHETASTPSGMAGKMAIKHTTTYHVSKYYIYAILALFAAMWLLIALPRRAVNKENET, from the exons GAGATATCCTCGAGCTTGCCGCTCACCTTCCCGACCTAGTACTGCGCGCCAGTAATGACATCCGGGACTATCCAGCCGTGCAACACGTGGAGAGCGTAGTCATGTTCCTCGACATCTGGG GATTCACTGCTCTCTGTGAGCGTCACACCAAGCTCAACCTCGGGGTCGACATCCTCACCAAGACCCTGAACGACTACCTCGGACACATCGAGAACGCCATCCTGAAGAACGGCGGAGACGTTGTCGAATTTGCAG GGGATGCCCTACTGGTGATATGGGACGCCGATGCATACGGGGAGGCTGGGGCAATGACACGAGCCATTCGCTGCGCCCGCCAAATTCAGGGGGAGTGTCACGACTGGAAGACCGAATCGGGTGTTTCCCTCGCTCTAAAAATAG CCCTGTCTGTTGGTCCCATCTCCATCACGTACGTCGGCAGCAACTCATGTCGGCACTACAGCACCAGCGGGCCGGCCGTCATCGACGCCAACAGGACCGAGAAGCGCTGCAGTCGAGGCAGCATCGTGCTCAGCCCAGGAGCGTGGGAGGCCTGCCCCGACAGGTCCGGTTTGACGGCGGAAGAAATCCCCAGTGGCGACAACGAGATGAAG TTGTTGGCGGTGGACAGAGGCTGGGCGGACAAAGAGCTAAGTTCGG TACGCAAGGATTCCAAGGCGCCCAATTCAAGAAAGGCTGGACAG AGAATAGAGCTGCACCCAAGAATACGACAAATCAAGACGAGTTCCGTTCATAGATGTAAGATGCGACCTTTCATCGCTCCACCTGTACTAAGCAAG TTCGACGAGCACCAGTCGCTGGACTACCTTTGCGAGATGAGAGAGGTCACCGTGGTCTTCATCAGCCTCCATCTCGACGCCGCCCACGAACACTCGTCCTGCCTCCAAGCCGTCTACGACAAGATTCACACCTCCGTCTCCCAGTTCCAAG GGATGATCAACAAAATCTTCGAATTTGACAAG GGAACGAGTTTCCTCGTGCTGTTCGGCCTCCCGGGGTTCAAACACGAACACGAGGCGTGTCATGCCGTGCAGTGTGCAGGCCAGATCAAAGATGTCGTCAGCGCCATGATCGAAGTCAA GCAAATCTCAATCGGTGTGACGACCGGGAAAGTGTTCTGCGGGGTCGTCGGTCACGCGGAGAGACACGAGTACACTG TGATCGGCCCCAAAGTGAACATGGCGGCCCGACTAATGACTCACTACACGGGTAAAGTGTCATGTGACGAAGAGACGAAGAAGAGATCGCGTAACGACTCGCGCGGATTCGTCAGGGTGCCCGACGTCGAGCTAAAAGGGATCGACAACCCCGGCACGCTGTGGGAGTACACGGGGGCAGG AAATATCGATAACTCTATTCCCGAATATGGATATCCGCTTCTTG CGTACGTGGAGGAGTTCGATCGGTGCTGGAAGGCTCTCTGGCACATGTTCTCGACGTCCACACCGACGCCGAGTGTCCACGCCTTGACTAGGTTTATCGTCATCGGCGGTGATCCCGGCGTCGGGAAGACGCGGTTCATGCGAGCCATCATCGACGCCGCAAAGGGCTTGAATATGAC TGTGATCACCTGTCTACCCAGTCTGGGCCAGTCCAGCACCCCTTACCACACCATCTGCTCCGTGGTGCTCCAGTTACTGGACCTCCAGGAGGTCAGAAGTCCCCAGGAGAGGGAGCAGAGACTCCAGGAGCGATTCGAGGACACCGAACTCTTCTGGCATCTTTGCCTCCTCAACGATCTTCTCGGAATCCAG ATTCCAGTGACTGACGAGATTGCCGAACTTTCCCAGCGGGAGCGAACTCGTGCCCGACAGGCCGTGCTCGCCTACATCGTATCGGAGACCATGAACCGCGAGAGCACGGGCACCCTTATCGCCATAGACGACGCACACTACATCGACCAGGACTCGTGGACGTACCTTGAGGCACTGCCGTCGAAACACTGTATCGTGACTTTGG GGATGGGCAACTTTCGGCGGGACGCGGAGATTCCCCCGACGGCCACGCGGATCCTGCAGTCGAAGAACACCATCAACATCAAGCTGCAGGGCCTGGAACCGAGCTGCATGGAGCCCCTGCTCTGCCAGCTTCTTGAGATGGAGAGCGTCCCGAGAGAACTCACCAC GATGCTGACGTCACATCAACCGGCTCGCATCAACCCGTCGTGGGTGAAGCAGTGCGTCTACAACATGCTGCACCACGGGCAGCTAGAACTGGACACAACCGGTGATTGTCCCCAGTGTCGAGTTGCTAAAGGTGTGAGGCTCATGGAGCTCGACATACCACCATCATTACGAG GCTGTATGATCGCATTCATCGACCGTCTTCCCGAGCTCCAGCGCACCACGGTCAAGATCGTGTCCGTGGTCGGCTCCTCCTTCACGCCCGAGGTCATCGCCTACCTCATGCCGAACGCGTCGCTTGAAAAGATTCACCCGACCATCGGCGCGCTCCAGTCCGCCGGCGTCCTCGCCTACGGGGGCATGGGCAGGAGCGACTCGACGTCCGGAGGGAGCTCGGCTGGGTGTGGGTGGCTGCGGTTTCAGTCCATCACCCTGCAAGAGACGGCCTACGCCCTCCTGCTGGAAAAACAGAGGCGAAAGCTGCACGAGAAGTACGCCACATTCCTGGAGAACCATCATCTTGCCAGACGCAACGGGGAGACGGGGAGTAGCGGTGTCAAGAAGCTACTTG GCAAGAGACCGAGTTCCCCATCAAAACAGAAGGACGACAACAGCAATAA TATATCTTCCAACAGCGGAGAACAATCTCTGCAATCCGTGTACCCACAACTCGTAACGCATTGGCGCAAGGCTAACAATGTCCAGAAGGCAGTCCAATACACCATACGAGGGGCAGAGTCTGCGGTTGCCCTTGGTTACAACATGCAG GCAATTTCATTCATCTTCCAAGCAAAGAAATTGTCCCCCACCCCAGCTCAGTTGAAATATTTGGATGAGCTTGCAACGAAG GCCACAGCTTGTCTCCTCTTTACGACTCGCAGACACACTTCGCCCCCAAAT gGGGCGAAATTCAAGTGGAGAAATATGGCAACCAAGGCTAGAAAGTTCGAAAGATCCGCCTCCATtcaagaggaggaggaggaggaggaggaagaagaagaggaggcggaggaggcggaggaggaaGATAACGAGGACGAGGACGAGGAACGAGAGCTGGTGGGAGGGCCGGCGAGCAAGGGAGCGGAACTCAGGTTGAGaagctgcaacatcaggaaCAACCACGGCGGGACGCCGTCATCGTTCGGTGGTCCAGTGCGTGTGGAGGACATCGCCGCCGCGGCCGGGCCTCACGCGGCAGTGAGCCGAGGGATTTCCGCTAGACGAGAACATGAGACGGCGTCGACGCCTAGTGGAATGGCTGGGAAAATGGCAATAAAACATACGACGACTTACCACGTTTCAAAGTACTACATCTACGCCATTCTTGCGCTCTTCGCCGCCATGTGGCTGTTAATCGCTTTACCGAGAAGGGCGGTCAACAAAGAAAACGAGACATAA